The Anabas testudineus chromosome 11, fAnaTes1.2, whole genome shotgun sequence genome has a segment encoding these proteins:
- the mrpl3 gene encoding 39S ribosomal protein L3, mitochondrial produces MAALSCRFLFQRGTRLICLRAAAESPSQFVSCIRTVTTTTWFDEHLTEDNKEYMRKSMAEEYERQTASKLNPLKDEPWQRHEWTEGSRRVGLVAVKLGMAPIWTKTGERHVATLLQVQDCHVIKHLSKEEYDGRTAVLLVGGKNVSPFHRTEEQMEMFRNAGVPPKQKVSTFKVSDNAIIKPGTPLYAAHFRPGQYVDVTAKSIGKGFQGVMKRWGFKGQPATHGQTKTHRRPGASGPGDAAKVFKGKKMPGRMGNIYVTAYGLKIWRVNTKYNVLYVNGSVPGHRNCLLKVRDTVLPNRSSTLQNPPFPTYFTEEEDDLDEDLYDDSLFNHTEPSLTLT; encoded by the exons ATGGCGGCGTTGAGCTGTCGGTTTCTTTTCCAGCGGGGAACTCGACTCATTTGTCTCCGAGCAGCAGCTGAAAG CCCTTCCCAGTTTGTGAGTTGTATTAGGACAGTGACTACCACCACATGGTTTGATGAACACCTTACAGAGGACAACAAGGAGTATATGAGGAAGAGTATGGCGGAGGAATACGAAAGACAGACGGCCTCAAAGCTCAATCCACTGAAAGACGAGCCCTGGCAGCGACATGAATGGACAGAGG GTAGCAGAAGAGTTGGGTTAGTTGCTGTGAAGTTGGGGATGGCTCCTATCTGGacaaaaacaggagaaagaCATGTCGCCACCTTGTTACAG GTGCAGGACTGCCACGTAATAAAGCACTTGAGCAAAGAAGAATATGATGGACGCACAGCTGTTCTTCTTGTAGGAGGAAAGAATGTGTCACCATTCCAT AGGACTGAAGAGCAAATGGAGATGTTCAGAAATGCAGGAGTGCCTCCAAAACAGAAAGTCAGCACCTTTAAAGTTTCCGACAATGCCATCATAAAGCCAG GCACTCCTCTGTATGCAGCACATTTTCGTCCAGGCCAATATGTGGACGTCACAGCCAAATC TATTGGTAAAGGTTTTCAAGGCGTAATGAAGCGATGGGGGTTCAAAGGTCAGCCAGCAACCCACGGCCAAACCAAAACTCATCGCAGACCAGGAGCTTCTGGACCTGGA GATGCAGCCAAAGTtttcaaagggaaaaaaatgcCTGGAAGGATGGGCAACATCTACGTCACTGCTTATGGGCTGAAG atTTGGAGGGTCAATACCAAGTATAATGTGCTGTATGTTAATGGCTCCGTCCCCGGCCACAGGAACTGCTTACTGAAG gtaaGAGATACTGTACTGCCAAACAGGAGCTCCACCCTGCAAAACCCTCCATTCCCCACCTACttcacagaggaggaagacgacCTGGATGAAGACCTGTACGACGACAGCTTGTTCAATCACACAGAGCCATCATTAACACTGACCTGA
- the cspg5b gene encoding chondroitin sulfate proteoglycan 5b isoform X4 gives MARGDTRLWTWQVLLTMSMVIAPLSAHGRHSLERRHHHHNQSSINKDALNTRMVLSDDSAERDHLIGAGPGAKLPPSSTKHHRSHKHAHLDFVEEDVPVGEELTAGGAGPDQPGNPLSDDVITVEFHSQAPDIVPSDVALDWAKPPKAQKQKGGSPTAWRTSDFYEYLSLDDDLSALDTTPEPEPTPSPPADMEDENPLLAGAGPDKVKVKANGDSRPSLPAPPTPGPDKGNDLGLSGAMGKDGCRLGFVRSGPGVCSSQCDIEPNFCFNGGVCTVVAGIGAFCRCNVQDYIWNKGTRCDWAVTEFQVLCVVVGVGSFVLLLLFMIIVFFAKRLHHLKNENKRLRKRSKYRPQSTEPQTDGISVSTTADGSQPNDEPQKQEDPAKSPQPKEEGSMNILNSHSPKHENNRPTSVVQDNGHSPNNTEGNTEVNMLQNNLV, from the exons ATGGCGCGCGGTGACACACGTTTGTGGACCTGGCAGGTGCTGCTGACCATGTCGATGGTCATCGCCCCCCTGTCTGCTCACG GGAGGCATTCACTGGAGAGGCGTCATCATCACCACAACCAGTCGTCCATCAACAAGGACGCCTTGAACACCAGGATGGTGCTCAGTGATGACTCAGCAGAGAGAGACCACCTGATCGGAGCGGGGCCTGGAGCCAAATTGCCACCCAGCTCCACCAAGCATCACCGTTCTCATAAACATGCCCATCTAGACTTCGTAGAGGAAGACGTGCCCGTCGGCGAGGAGCTCACCGCTGGCGGGGCAGGTCCAGACCAGCCGGGAAACCCTTTGTCCGATGACGTCATCACCGTGGAGTTTCACAGCCAAGCGCCTGATATCGTGCCCTCCGATGTCGCTCTGGATTGGGCCAAACCCCCAAAAGCACAGAAGCAAAAAGGGGGGTCCCCCACTGCATGGCGTACGTCTGACTTTTACGAATACCTGTCCCTCGATGACGACCTCTCTGCTCTTGATACAACCCCAGAACCTGAGCCTACCCCTTCACCCCCGGCCGACATGGAGGATGAGAATCCGCTCCTTGCTGGTGCTGGTCCTGACAAAGTTAAGGTTAAGGCTAATGGGGATAGCAGACCCTCCTTACCTGCTCCTCCCACACCAGGGCCAGATAAGGGTAATGATTTAGGCTTAAGTGGAGCCATGGGAAAGGACGGCTGCAGGTTGGGCTTTGTCCGCTCTGGACCAGGGGTGTGTTCATCTCAGTGTGACATTGAACCCAATTTCTGCTTCAATGGAGGCGTGTGCACTGTCGTGGCAGGAATTGGGGCTTTCTGCAG GTGCAACGTGCAGGACTACATCTGGAACAAAGGCACACGCTGTGATTGGGCAGTCACAGAGTTCCAGGTGTTGTGCGTGGTGGTGGGCGTGGGCTCCTTcgtgctcctcctcctcttcatgatCATTGTATTCTTTGCCAAGAGGCTGCACCATCTCAAGAACGAGAACAAGCGCCTTCGCAAacgcag TAAGTACCGCCCACAGAGCACTGAGCCACAGACGGACGGCATTTCAGTTTCTACAACAGCCGACGGCTCGCAGCCAAAT GATGAGCCTCAGAAGCAGGAGGACCCAGCAAAGTCCCCGCAACCCAAGGAAGAGGGGTCTATGAACATCCTGAATTCTCACTCCCCGAAGCATGAGAACAACCGCCCGACCTCTGTCGTCCAGGACAATGGCCACAGCCCCAACAACACAGAGGGAAATACTGAGGTAAACATGCTCCAGAACAATCTGGTATAG
- the cspg5b gene encoding chondroitin sulfate proteoglycan 5b isoform X2: MARGDTRLWTWQVLLTMSMVIAPLSAHGRHSLERRHHHHNQSSINKDALNTRMVLSDDSAERDHLIGAGPGAKLPPSSTKHHRSHKHAHLDFVEEDVPVGEELTAGGAGPDQPGNPLSDDVITVEFHSQAPDIVPSDVALDWAKPPKAQKQKGGSPTAWRTSDFYEYLSLDDDLSALDTTPEPEPTPSPPADMEDENPLLAGAGPDKVKVKANGDSRPSLPAPPTPGPDKGNDLGLSGAMGKDGCRLGFVRSGPGVCSSQCDIEPNFCFNGGVCTVVAGIGAFCRCNVQDYIWNKGTRCDWAVTEFQVLCVVVGVGSFVLLLLFMIIVFFAKRLHHLKNENKRLRKRSKYRPQSTEPQTDGISVSTTADGSQPNVRKLCDTPPPAPQAHTHNLAYYDNIICQDEPQKQEDPAKSPQPKEEGSMNILNSHSPKHENNRPTSVVQDNGHSPNNTEGNTEVNMLQNNLV, translated from the exons ATGGCGCGCGGTGACACACGTTTGTGGACCTGGCAGGTGCTGCTGACCATGTCGATGGTCATCGCCCCCCTGTCTGCTCACG GGAGGCATTCACTGGAGAGGCGTCATCATCACCACAACCAGTCGTCCATCAACAAGGACGCCTTGAACACCAGGATGGTGCTCAGTGATGACTCAGCAGAGAGAGACCACCTGATCGGAGCGGGGCCTGGAGCCAAATTGCCACCCAGCTCCACCAAGCATCACCGTTCTCATAAACATGCCCATCTAGACTTCGTAGAGGAAGACGTGCCCGTCGGCGAGGAGCTCACCGCTGGCGGGGCAGGTCCAGACCAGCCGGGAAACCCTTTGTCCGATGACGTCATCACCGTGGAGTTTCACAGCCAAGCGCCTGATATCGTGCCCTCCGATGTCGCTCTGGATTGGGCCAAACCCCCAAAAGCACAGAAGCAAAAAGGGGGGTCCCCCACTGCATGGCGTACGTCTGACTTTTACGAATACCTGTCCCTCGATGACGACCTCTCTGCTCTTGATACAACCCCAGAACCTGAGCCTACCCCTTCACCCCCGGCCGACATGGAGGATGAGAATCCGCTCCTTGCTGGTGCTGGTCCTGACAAAGTTAAGGTTAAGGCTAATGGGGATAGCAGACCCTCCTTACCTGCTCCTCCCACACCAGGGCCAGATAAGGGTAATGATTTAGGCTTAAGTGGAGCCATGGGAAAGGACGGCTGCAGGTTGGGCTTTGTCCGCTCTGGACCAGGGGTGTGTTCATCTCAGTGTGACATTGAACCCAATTTCTGCTTCAATGGAGGCGTGTGCACTGTCGTGGCAGGAATTGGGGCTTTCTGCAG GTGCAACGTGCAGGACTACATCTGGAACAAAGGCACACGCTGTGATTGGGCAGTCACAGAGTTCCAGGTGTTGTGCGTGGTGGTGGGCGTGGGCTCCTTcgtgctcctcctcctcttcatgatCATTGTATTCTTTGCCAAGAGGCTGCACCATCTCAAGAACGAGAACAAGCGCCTTCGCAAacgcag TAAGTACCGCCCACAGAGCACTGAGCCACAGACGGACGGCATTTCAGTTTCTACAACAGCCGACGGCTCGCAGCCAAATGTAAGGAAACTGTGTGACACCCCTCCGCCCGCTCCCCAAGCTCACACTCACAACCTGGCGTACTATGACAACATTATCTGTCAG GATGAGCCTCAGAAGCAGGAGGACCCAGCAAAGTCCCCGCAACCCAAGGAAGAGGGGTCTATGAACATCCTGAATTCTCACTCCCCGAAGCATGAGAACAACCGCCCGACCTCTGTCGTCCAGGACAATGGCCACAGCCCCAACAACACAGAGGGAAATACTGAGGTAAACATGCTCCAGAACAATCTGGTATAG
- the cspg5b gene encoding chondroitin sulfate proteoglycan 5b isoform X3 yields the protein MARGDTRLWTWQVLLTMSMVIAPLSAHGRHSLERRHHHHNQSSINKDALNTRMVLSDDSAERDHLIGAGPGAKLPPSSTKHHRSHKHAHLDFVEEDVPVGEELTAGGAGPDQPGNPLSDDVITVEFHSQAPDIVPSDVALDWAKPPKAQKQKGGSPTAWRTSDFYEYLSLDDDLSALDTTPEPEPTPSPPADMEDENPLLAGAGPDKVKVKANGDSRPSLPAPPTPGPDKGNDLGLSGAMGKDGCRLGFVRSGPGVCSSQCDIEPNFCFNGGVCTVVAGIGAFCRCNVQDYIWNKGTRCDWAVTEFQVLCVVVGVGSFVLLLLFMIIVFFAKRLHHLKNENKRLRKRSSKYRPQSTEPQTDGISVSTTADGSQPNDEPQKQEDPAKSPQPKEEGSMNILNSHSPKHENNRPTSVVQDNGHSPNNTEGNTEVNMLQNNLV from the exons ATGGCGCGCGGTGACACACGTTTGTGGACCTGGCAGGTGCTGCTGACCATGTCGATGGTCATCGCCCCCCTGTCTGCTCACG GGAGGCATTCACTGGAGAGGCGTCATCATCACCACAACCAGTCGTCCATCAACAAGGACGCCTTGAACACCAGGATGGTGCTCAGTGATGACTCAGCAGAGAGAGACCACCTGATCGGAGCGGGGCCTGGAGCCAAATTGCCACCCAGCTCCACCAAGCATCACCGTTCTCATAAACATGCCCATCTAGACTTCGTAGAGGAAGACGTGCCCGTCGGCGAGGAGCTCACCGCTGGCGGGGCAGGTCCAGACCAGCCGGGAAACCCTTTGTCCGATGACGTCATCACCGTGGAGTTTCACAGCCAAGCGCCTGATATCGTGCCCTCCGATGTCGCTCTGGATTGGGCCAAACCCCCAAAAGCACAGAAGCAAAAAGGGGGGTCCCCCACTGCATGGCGTACGTCTGACTTTTACGAATACCTGTCCCTCGATGACGACCTCTCTGCTCTTGATACAACCCCAGAACCTGAGCCTACCCCTTCACCCCCGGCCGACATGGAGGATGAGAATCCGCTCCTTGCTGGTGCTGGTCCTGACAAAGTTAAGGTTAAGGCTAATGGGGATAGCAGACCCTCCTTACCTGCTCCTCCCACACCAGGGCCAGATAAGGGTAATGATTTAGGCTTAAGTGGAGCCATGGGAAAGGACGGCTGCAGGTTGGGCTTTGTCCGCTCTGGACCAGGGGTGTGTTCATCTCAGTGTGACATTGAACCCAATTTCTGCTTCAATGGAGGCGTGTGCACTGTCGTGGCAGGAATTGGGGCTTTCTGCAG GTGCAACGTGCAGGACTACATCTGGAACAAAGGCACACGCTGTGATTGGGCAGTCACAGAGTTCCAGGTGTTGTGCGTGGTGGTGGGCGTGGGCTCCTTcgtgctcctcctcctcttcatgatCATTGTATTCTTTGCCAAGAGGCTGCACCATCTCAAGAACGAGAACAAGCGCCTTCGCAAacgcag CAGTAAGTACCGCCCACAGAGCACTGAGCCACAGACGGACGGCATTTCAGTTTCTACAACAGCCGACGGCTCGCAGCCAAAT GATGAGCCTCAGAAGCAGGAGGACCCAGCAAAGTCCCCGCAACCCAAGGAAGAGGGGTCTATGAACATCCTGAATTCTCACTCCCCGAAGCATGAGAACAACCGCCCGACCTCTGTCGTCCAGGACAATGGCCACAGCCCCAACAACACAGAGGGAAATACTGAGGTAAACATGCTCCAGAACAATCTGGTATAG
- the cspg5b gene encoding chondroitin sulfate proteoglycan 5b isoform X1, with product MARGDTRLWTWQVLLTMSMVIAPLSAHGRHSLERRHHHHNQSSINKDALNTRMVLSDDSAERDHLIGAGPGAKLPPSSTKHHRSHKHAHLDFVEEDVPVGEELTAGGAGPDQPGNPLSDDVITVEFHSQAPDIVPSDVALDWAKPPKAQKQKGGSPTAWRTSDFYEYLSLDDDLSALDTTPEPEPTPSPPADMEDENPLLAGAGPDKVKVKANGDSRPSLPAPPTPGPDKGNDLGLSGAMGKDGCRLGFVRSGPGVCSSQCDIEPNFCFNGGVCTVVAGIGAFCRCNVQDYIWNKGTRCDWAVTEFQVLCVVVGVGSFVLLLLFMIIVFFAKRLHHLKNENKRLRKRSSKYRPQSTEPQTDGISVSTTADGSQPNVRKLCDTPPPAPQAHTHNLAYYDNIICQDEPQKQEDPAKSPQPKEEGSMNILNSHSPKHENNRPTSVVQDNGHSPNNTEGNTEVNMLQNNLV from the exons ATGGCGCGCGGTGACACACGTTTGTGGACCTGGCAGGTGCTGCTGACCATGTCGATGGTCATCGCCCCCCTGTCTGCTCACG GGAGGCATTCACTGGAGAGGCGTCATCATCACCACAACCAGTCGTCCATCAACAAGGACGCCTTGAACACCAGGATGGTGCTCAGTGATGACTCAGCAGAGAGAGACCACCTGATCGGAGCGGGGCCTGGAGCCAAATTGCCACCCAGCTCCACCAAGCATCACCGTTCTCATAAACATGCCCATCTAGACTTCGTAGAGGAAGACGTGCCCGTCGGCGAGGAGCTCACCGCTGGCGGGGCAGGTCCAGACCAGCCGGGAAACCCTTTGTCCGATGACGTCATCACCGTGGAGTTTCACAGCCAAGCGCCTGATATCGTGCCCTCCGATGTCGCTCTGGATTGGGCCAAACCCCCAAAAGCACAGAAGCAAAAAGGGGGGTCCCCCACTGCATGGCGTACGTCTGACTTTTACGAATACCTGTCCCTCGATGACGACCTCTCTGCTCTTGATACAACCCCAGAACCTGAGCCTACCCCTTCACCCCCGGCCGACATGGAGGATGAGAATCCGCTCCTTGCTGGTGCTGGTCCTGACAAAGTTAAGGTTAAGGCTAATGGGGATAGCAGACCCTCCTTACCTGCTCCTCCCACACCAGGGCCAGATAAGGGTAATGATTTAGGCTTAAGTGGAGCCATGGGAAAGGACGGCTGCAGGTTGGGCTTTGTCCGCTCTGGACCAGGGGTGTGTTCATCTCAGTGTGACATTGAACCCAATTTCTGCTTCAATGGAGGCGTGTGCACTGTCGTGGCAGGAATTGGGGCTTTCTGCAG GTGCAACGTGCAGGACTACATCTGGAACAAAGGCACACGCTGTGATTGGGCAGTCACAGAGTTCCAGGTGTTGTGCGTGGTGGTGGGCGTGGGCTCCTTcgtgctcctcctcctcttcatgatCATTGTATTCTTTGCCAAGAGGCTGCACCATCTCAAGAACGAGAACAAGCGCCTTCGCAAacgcag CAGTAAGTACCGCCCACAGAGCACTGAGCCACAGACGGACGGCATTTCAGTTTCTACAACAGCCGACGGCTCGCAGCCAAATGTAAGGAAACTGTGTGACACCCCTCCGCCCGCTCCCCAAGCTCACACTCACAACCTGGCGTACTATGACAACATTATCTGTCAG GATGAGCCTCAGAAGCAGGAGGACCCAGCAAAGTCCCCGCAACCCAAGGAAGAGGGGTCTATGAACATCCTGAATTCTCACTCCCCGAAGCATGAGAACAACCGCCCGACCTCTGTCGTCCAGGACAATGGCCACAGCCCCAACAACACAGAGGGAAATACTGAGGTAAACATGCTCCAGAACAATCTGGTATAG